AGCAGTCTCAATTGCCTTGCAGTCAGCAGCAGAGGGGTTAAGGTGCAAAAAGATGAGAAGTAACCGAAAACACAAGAGCAGGCGGTTCCTCTCTTAAACCAGACCGGGCAGTCACCGCGGCTCTGATTTCAAGTTGTGGAATTTAAGGTATTGCTATGGAATCTACCGCTGGTTGtgtggcagtgaaggggttaaaaaaaaaaaaaaaaaaaaaccctgctgcGCCGGAGAGTTCCCTGCACTGGTAATGAGTGGAAGCTCTGGGTGCTGGACTCACCTGCAGTAACCATGCACAACCTGGGGAAGCTGGCCAGGGTGGGATCAGGACTCTGCTTAAAGCGGGGGGGGTCCGAATCTAGGCATGGAAGGGCGGTCTGCGGAccgggagggggagatggagggagcAGCGTTTATTACAtctgtctgcatgtgttttattttttctttggggTTTCTTCCTCTGTGGCTTCCTCTTCCccttcttcctctgcctctttaccttcttcttcctcttcttctccttcacCTGCGGAGAGAAATCAATATGAAGCAGAGATAGCCTCCCGGACCAGAAACCAATGTGGTGGCCCAATATTCTTGGCCCATGGGTATCAACAAGTCCTACCTTCTCCTTCTGCCTCCTCTCCTCCCTCCTCAGcagtttcttcttcttcttcctctggagGTTCTGCTTTGGCTTCTTCGGCTCTGGAGGACTCGATGGTCTCTTCTACATCGAGCTGTTCTTCTTGGACATGACTGGCGTAGTAGGTGGGGAAGGAGCGGGTGGAGATGTAGGAACTGCTCTGCAGGTTGTATGCCGAGCGGCCAAATATGGGGGTACTTTGTGTATATCCACTGGTGATGGCCCCAACCCCGGAGAAGCTCAGCCTGGTCTCCTCACCCTCAAGTAACTTTCTGCAGAAACAGAGACAAGAAACTCAGAAGAGACTAAAAGTGTAAAACTGCCTAGAAACCATAACCACACTCCATCTATAACTCCTCCTCCGTGACTACCTGTAGGCAGCAATCTCTATGTCCAGCGCCATCTTGACGTTCAGCAGGTCCTGGTACTCTTTCAGGTATCGTGCCATCTCACTCTTTGTATTCCTCAGCTCTTCCTCTAGCTTGCTAATGCCATCCTGTGGGCGAGAGGAGATCAAGTAATAATGGTAGTGTCCCCTTTAAGAAAGATGTCTCCACTGATACAATGTAgcaatataattatatacaaaCGCCTCTGCGTCCTGTTATCAGAGTCCATCTGGACTTTCCTTTCTCACGGCAAAGATCCAGTTTGCTGCCCTCTATTTCTGAACACTCTGGTCAAAACTGAGCGCCTGtagagtgcgccccccctccccctcccgagGCACAGGCCAAGCTACCAACTCCCTAAAGAGCTAcaaaaagatggctgctttcttcccaaaacagctccacacctgtccattacagctcagccccattcacttcagtggagccagacacaacccatggacaggtgcggTGCCATTTTTTggaatcctttaaaggggttgtccaggttcagagctgaacctggacatccctccattttcacccaggcagcccccctgacatgagcatcggagcagttcatgctccgatgctctcctttgccctgcgctaaatcgcacagggcaaaggcatttttctgagttccggtgacgtaccgggctctctatggggctgacaggcagcccggtgacgtcaccggcactgatgggcgggatttggctctgccctagccagtaaaacggctagggcagagctaaagcccgcccctcagagccggtgacgtcaccgaacacactgctgggcggaagttaccgcccggcagtgtgttattgaaaacacaagagcctgtgccctgcgcgatctagcgcagggcacgggagcgcatcggagcatgagatgctccgatgccaggctcaggagggctgcccgggtgaaaataagggtatgtccgggttcagctctgaacccggacaacccctttaactacatcCCAAGGCTGCTACCTACATTATGCTCCTTgtgaaaatgggttaaaatgcacCATCCATGGCACCGAATTAGTATCTTGCGATCTGCCCTGTCCATGGCACCGATTTAGTATCTGCTGATCTCCCCTGTCCATGGCACCGATTTAGTATCTGCTGATCTCCCCTGTCCATGGCACCGATTTAGTATCTAGCGATCTGTCCTGTCCATGGCACCGATTTAGTATCTAGCGATCTGTCCTGTCCATGGCACCGATTTAGTATCTGCTGATCTGTCCTGTCCATGGCACCGATTTAGTATCTGCTGATCTGTCCTGTCCATGGCACCGATTTAGTATCTTGCGATCTGCCCTGTCCATGGCACTGATTTAGTATCTAGCGATCTGCCCTGTCCATAGCACCAATTTAGTATCTAGCTATCTGCCCTGTCCATGGCACTGATTTAGTATCTAGCTATCTGCCCTGTCCATGGCACGAATTTAGGATCTAGCTATCTGCCCTGTCCATGGCACGAATTTAGGATCTAGCTATCTGCCCATGGCACTGATTTAGTATCTAGCGATCTGCCCTGTCCATGGCACTGATTTAGTATCTAGCAATCTGCCCTGTCCATGGCACCGATTTAGTATCTAGCGATCTGCCCTGTCCATGGCACCGATTTAGTATCTAGCGATCTGCCCTGTCCATAGCACTGATTTAGTATCTGCTGATCTACCTGTCCATAGCACTGATTTAGTATCTAGCGATCTGTCCTGTCCATGGCACCGATTTAGTATCTGCTCTGTCCATGGCACTGATTTAGTATCTGCTGATCTCCCCTGTCCATGGCACCGATTTAGTATCTAGCGATCTGCCCTGTCCATGTCACTGATTTAGTATCTGCTGATCTACCTGTCCATAGCACTGATTTAGTATCTAGCGATCTGTCCTGTCCATGGCACCGATTTAGTATCTGCTCTGTCCATGGCACTGATTTAGTATCTGCTGATCTCCCCTGTCCATAGCACTGATTTAGTATCTAGCGATCTGTCCTGTCCATGGCACCGATTTAGTATCTTGCGATCTGCCCTGTCAATGGCACTGATTTAGTATCTTCTCTGTCCATGGCACTGGTTTAGTATCTAGCGATCTGCCCTGTGCTCCTTTCTCCCTTGTGGTCCAGTTGGGCACAACTTTTCACCCCCTGCGACTAATATACAGTGCCAGCCTATTAACCCTTGTGCATCCCTGCCCCTCAGTTCCATTTTGTATGTAAGCACCTTCTCTGCCATCCTGCTCCCCCGTCACATATACCCTGCATCTGCCCAAGTCCGCCATGCTGACTTtccaggtcccccccccccccatgcacaccCCAGTACCTGCATGTCGGCGATCTCCCCCGCCTGCTTGTCGTCGAGCTCCTGGATCTGCCTCTGCAGAGCTTCGTTCACTCCCCTGCAGGCATCAATCTCCAGGGCTTTGGATTTGAGCAGCCGCCGGTTCTCCGACACCTCGTCCTTGGCGGACCGCACGGCGTCGGTATTGCGCGCAGCGCTTTGCGTCAGCACCGTAAAGCGGGACTTGAACCACTCCTCCGCGGACTGCATGTTCTTGGCGGCCAGCTTCTCGTACTGGGCCCGGATGTCGCGCAGGGCAGAGCTGAGGTCCGGTTTGGAGACGTCCACCTCCAGCGAGATTTGGGCGTACTCGATCTGCGACTGAAGCTGCGCCAGTTCCTCCTCGTGGACCTTCTTGAGGAAGGCGATCTCGTCCAGCAGGCTGTCCATCCTCTTCTCCAGCTCTACCCTGGCCAGGGAGGTCATGTCCGCCTCCTTCCTCACCTCCAGCAGCCTGGCCTCGGCGTCCTCCCGGCTCAGCGCCTCTTCCTCGTAGCGCCCTTGCAGCTGCCGCAGCGCCTCTTCCAGTCGCTCGCGCTGCTGGCGCAGGCCCTGGCGGTCGGCCACCGCGTCCTCGTGCGCCAGGCGCAGCTCCCGCGCCTCCTGCTCGTAGAGGTCGCGCAGTCGGGACGGCTCGCTGTGCTTCTGGCGCAGGATGTGCAGCTCGGCTTCCAGCACCTTGTTGCGCTTCTCCAGCTCGTGCACCCGCTCGATGAAGCTGGCGAAGCGGTCGTTgaggtcctgcagctgcgccttcTCCTGGGTGCGCACCACCTTCAGGTCGCTGCTCATGGCCGCCACCTGCGACAGGTCCATGGAGTCGGCGCCGGCCAGCAGGCTGGAGGAGGCGGCATAGCTGCGGCGCACCGAGGACAGGGCGGACGACGAGTAGCTGCTCCTGCTCGGGGAGCCGTAGGTGGTGCGGACGTGCAGCCGCGGGGAGCTCTCCACCACCCGGCGCTTGTACGAGGAGCTGTAGTACGGCTCGTAGCTGTAGGAGCTCATGGCGGCGGCTGCGGCGGCTGCTGGGCTCTGCCGGGCGCCCGCTCCTACTTATAGCAGCCGGGGGAGAGGCGCGCATGCGCACGGCGCCTCAGCACCAAGGACAGCGGGCACCGTCCTGCCAGGCTGCCACTTCAGCGTTTAACCCCACAGGCTCTGCGGCACTTTTCCAGGGCTGGGGCTACAGCTCGCCGGGCAGGAGGAGCAGGGGGTTTCATCTGGCAGAggtgcagagctgagtttgtccttCAGTCATAGCGCAGAGCTGGGGAGGAGCAGTCCCCGGACTAAAACCGGACTGTGTGATCAGGGATCTAAAGGGACTGCAGGGGTCAGCGGTAATGTGAGCACagggagagatagatagatataatagatagatagatagatataatagatagatagatataatagatagatagatagatataatagatagatagatataagagagataggtagataatagatagatagatataatagatagataatagatagatacagatgtagctgagctaatCTTGCTCTGATGACACATGGCATAGTTATCTCCTGACAAAATCCATTGCAAAGTCCTCACATTTTCTTGCTATTTTTTACCTAAGGCGTTAATATCCATCCAGTTTAGCTCTGCTGCATCAGTAGACAGATCACTGCTGTACGATATCACCCCCTGTGCCCCCGCTATGCAGATAATCTATGTGCTCTCTAGAGTCACCTCTGGGCAGATGACAGCACTGGCCACCCATGATATATCACACTGGTAATATGTTCTATAATTACTGGTAATATGTTCTATAATTACTGGTAATATGTTCTATAaagcaaactcagctctgctacatgtgaatACATCAGCTGTGTCATGCCGTGCAGCAGGTTAATGGTAATCATATTGAACTCGAGACGGCGGTGATGGGGTTAACTACAACATTTCTGGTCGCTATTACAGACAGGTACCCCCCCCCATATGGTGACCCCCAGGAGGCGCTATAGTCTCTCCTACATACAGTGCACTAGGCCACAATTTATTTAAAGGAATCCATGACACAAATATTGTGCCCCTGTATAGAAGCAGAGGCGCCCATGGGCCCGCAGCGGGATGGGCGTGCCGGATTTTGGATCCATACCCTATGCACAATGCTGGTGATACACGTCAGGCTACTTCCACATCCTTGGCATTGTTACTAGTTGCGGCAGAACATAAACCGCAGCAGCGTGCAGCATTTTCTGTCCACCCAATTCTTGGCCTTTTTGCCGCAGATTTCGGTTGCGCCCAGCAGTGCCGATCCGGAGAACACTGACGCTCTGCCAGAATTGCTGCTGCAGATGTAAAACTGGCCTGAGCCGAAGTGGACGGTTGTGGAAGAATCATCCCAGGAGCCATAGTGAGAAAGAAGGATCGGACATGTTGGCTCTCAGCGCAGGCTCCGGGGACAGAGCGCACAGCGGCGGGAACACTCCGAATAGTCTCTAAGAATGGAGCCGACGTGCCGGAAAGTGGAACCGGTCACCAGCCCAATCATCAGTGCAAGGAAATCTAAGACACTCTGGTGTGTTAGGAGAGAGCATGCCTCCTTCTCCCTCTAGGGGCTCATTCCTCAGCACCGCTCCCCTCTCCATGgacttctatgggcagcatgtAAGGTGATTCTTCTGTGAGCTTAGAAGATGTCTTCTCTCTCCGGATGGATTTAGCAGGAAATGGGGATAATTTAGGTACAGATTTATAGACGGATAATAGTTGGATGGCCTCCGTAGAAATCTTCCGATTGCTGTGCCGCTTTCATTACTATTTTCTAGATAAGATGGATAgaaaatagatgatagatagatattagataggagagaaaaagtattcacaccccttgaacttttccacatttttttcatgttacacccacaaacctaaatgtattttattgggacttTATGTGATAGACAAACACAAAGTaacaagtacagatgtagcagagttaacagtcacaaCACGTTAACTAGATGTGTGTGTTAACCCTTTCTACATCCGTATGTGTGAAGTAGAAAGGAAACAATACATGGGTTTCaaaacattttaataaataaaatctgaaaaatgtgttgtgtatttgtattcagccccctgtactgtgataccactaaataaaatccagggtgaccaattgccttcagaagtcacctaattagtaaatagagtccacttgTGTGTCATttcttctcagtataactacagttgctctgtgaaggcctcagagaatATTAGTTATCAAACAGCAttttgaaaaccaaggaacacacaaAACAGGTCAAGGATAAAGTTTTGGAGAAGAGTAAAGCagagttaggctgctttcacactagcgttcgggtgtccgctcgtgagctccgtttgaaggggctcacgagcggacccgaacgcctccatccagccctgatgcagtctgaatggatgcggatccgctcagactgcatcagtctggcggcgttcagcctccgctccgctcggacaggcggacagtccgcctggccgtgcggaggcgagcggatccgttcagacttacaatgtaagtcaatggggacggatccgtttgaagatgccacaatatgactcaatcttcaagcggatccgtcccccattgactttacattgaaagtctggacggatccgtacgaggctattttcacacttagctttttttttgccattttaatgcagacggatccgttctgaacggagcctccgtctgcattattatgagcggatccgttcagaacggatccgcccgaacgctagtgtgaaagtagcctaaggttataaaaaaatatcccaagttttgaacatctcacagagcactgttcaatccatcatctgaatatggaaggagtatggcgcagctgcaaacctaccaagacatggccgtccagCTAAACTGACAGCGCAGGTAAGGGGAGCACTGAtgagagaagcagccaagaggcgcatggtcactctggaggagctgcagagatccacagctcaggtgggagaatctgtccacaggacaactgttagccgtgtactccacaaatctggccttatggaagaaagccatttttgaaaccaaGCCATCAGAAGGCCTGTTTACAGTTTGCCACACGCCATGTAGGGGGAAGAAGGTGctatggtcagatgagaccaaaagctgaactttttggcctaaatgcaaaacgtgtaaaactaacactgcacatcaccctgaacacaccatccccaccgtgaaacatggtggcagcatcatgatgtgGGGAGACTTTTCTTCAGCAATGACAGGGAAGCTGGCCAGAGCTGAtgagaagatggatggagctaaatacagggcaatcctggaggaaaacctggtagaagcTGCAAAACATGtgagactggggcggaggttcaccttccagcaggatagaccctaaacatccagccagagctacaatggaatggtttagatcaaagcctaTCCATGTGTTAGActggcccagtcacagtccagacctaaatcccagtGAGGATCTGGGACAAGACTTGGAAATTGTTCTTCACAGAcgttctccatccaatctgacggAGCTTGGGCTATTttacaaagaagaatgggcaaaaatgtgcaaagctggtagagacatcccCCAAAAGACTTGTAGTGAAATGTGGTCCTACAAGGTATTGACTCGGGGGCTGAATactaatgcacgccacactttcccgatttttatttattaaaacttttGAAAACCACGTAGCATTTTCTTCTCCGTCACACACACTTGCTGCTATCACATAAAGTCCCAGTAAAATACATTcacgtttgtgggtgtaacgtgaagaAATGTGGAAAACTtcaaggggtgtgaatacttaGACTGATGTATAGAGGGTCAATGGAGACATGGGAATCTTTTCTAATATTTGCTGCTGACACAACCCCGGTTTCTCCTCAGTGCCCTCCATTTCTGGGGTATGGAATGTGTCCCCGTCCGCTGCCCCCACAAGGACACGCGATTGTCACCAGTCATCCGGACATCAGACGTCACTGGGGGTAAGTCTGTACAGGCCTAGCGGCAGTGTCCCCTGCTGGTGGTAACGTCCAGTCCTCAGGTGGAATATTCTGCGCTGCAGAACATCTCTAGGAGGTTACTCAGCACTTCCCCCCCATAGGGGTGACAGCAGGGATTGCAGGGGATGGAATAGAGCTCTCTCCTACAGGGAGGGTCCGGAGCATGCTGCAAGACGGTGCTGCAGGATCTCTGGCGTCTGCTCAACACTGCAGCAAGTTCAGAGAGGCTGGAGAAGAAGACAAGGACTGCCATATCACATCTAGATGGGATAGAAGATGGAggcgatagatagataataaatagatagagatggatatagatataagatagataatagatatgtgaTTGATAGATGGCTAAAAGGATAGCTGGactgatagatggatagatagatagatagatagatagatagatagatagatagatagatagatagatagataggtatatgatagatagatatgagatagatagatatctatttgtttatctatctatctatctatctatcacatatctatctatcatatatctttctatttatctatctcatatctatctatcaattattcaCATATCTATCtcttggatagatagatatgtgatagatataaagatagactaagagatagatatgagaataattgattgatagataggtatagatagatagaaatgtgattgatagaaagatatgagatagatagatagatagatagatagatattagatagatagatatgtgatagatataaagatagactaagagatagatatgagaataattgattgatagatagaaatgTGATTGATAGaaagatatgtgatagatagatagatagatacagacgtggacaaaattgttggtaccctttggtcaatgaaagaaaaagtcacaatggtcacagaaataactttaatctgacaaaagtaataataaattaaaattctataaatgttaaccaatgaaagtcaggcattgtttttcaaccatgcttcaacagaattatgtaaaaaaataaactcatgaaacaggcatggacaaaaatgatggtacccctaacttaatattttgttgcgcaaccttttgaggcaatcactgcaatcaaacgcttcctgtaactgtcaatgagacatctgcacctctcagcaggtattttggcccactcctcatgagcaaactgctccagttgtgtccggtttgaagggtgccttttccagactgcatgtttcagctccttccaaagatgctcaataggattgaggtcagggctcatagaaggccactttagaatagtccaattttttcctcttagccattcttgggtgtttttagcggtgtgttttgggtcattgtcctgttgcaagacccatgacctgcgactgagaccaagctttctgacactggctagtacatttctctctagaattccttgatagtcttgagatttcattgtaccctgcacagattcaagacaccctgtgccagacgcagcaaagcagccccagaacataacagagcctcctccatgtttcacagtagggacagtgttcttttcttgatatgcttcattttttcgtctgtgaacatacagctgatgtgccttggcaaaaacttcgatttttgtctcatctgtccacaggacattctcccagaagctttgtggcttgtcaacatgtagtttggcatattccagtcttgcttttttatgattcgttttcaacaatggtgtcctccttggtcgtctcccatgtagtccactttggctcaaacaacgacggatggtgcgatctgacactgatgttccttgagcatgaagttcaccttgaatctctttagaagtctttctaggctcttttgttaccattcggattatccgtctcttagatttgtcatcaattttcctcctgcggccacgtccagggaggttggctacagtcccatggatcttaaacttatgaataatatgtgcaactgtactcacaggaacatctagttgcttggagatggtcttatagcctttacctttaacatgcttgtctataattttctttctgatctcttgagacagctctttcctttgcttcctctggtccatgtcgagtgtggtacacaccatatcaccaaacaacacagtgattacctggagccatatatataggcccaatggctgattacaaggttgtagacacctgtgatgctaattagtggacacaccttgaattaacatgtccctttggtcacattatgttctgtgttttctaggggtaccatcatttttgtccatgcctgtttcatgagtttatttttttacataattctgttgaagcatggttgaaaaacaatgtctgactttcattggttaacatttatagaattttaatttattattacttttgtcagattaaagttatttctgtgaccattgtgactttttctttcattgaccaaagggtaccaacaattttgtccacgtctgtagatagatagatagatagatagatagatattagatagatagatatgtgatacaCAGATAAGTGAAGGATAGTGATGATTTATTCTCCCATCCATGTAGAGACTTTCTCTCTGTAATGGTTGAAAACCCCTCCTGATTTATTCGGAATATCTGGATTCTGCACTTTCTTTGCCATTAGATAAGTAATATTCCAGGATCAGGACTTTAACTCCATTATTTCCGGGGCGCAGTGCACATAAAAAATGGTTTACATTCATAATGTAATATAAAAAAGTTCAATAAACTAAGGACTctgcccacaagagcttacaatctacaagggattGGCAGTAATGCTACCTGAACGTCAGTGCCAGTTACATTATAGGGCACATTACAATTCACACTTCATTCCGGTTCCGCTGTGTTCAATCACCAGTGATAATAATGGGAGGTTGTCACCCCTCGCTGACATTACACCTATAGCCAGTATGCTACATGCAGGAATGATCGCACAGAATACATGCAGGAATGATCGCACAGAATACATGCAGGAATGATCGCACAGAATACATGCAGGAATGATCGCACAGAATACATGCAGGAATGATCGCACAGAATACATGCAGGAATGATCGCACAGAATACATGCAGGAATGATCGCACAGAATACATGCCGGAATGATCGCACAGAATATATGCAGGAATGATCATACCGAATACATACAGCAATGATCACACAGGATACATGCAGGAATGATCACACAGGATACATGCAGGAATGATCATATAGGATACATGCAGGAATAATCACACCGAATACATACAGGAATGATCACATAGGATACAAGCAGGAATGATCACACAGGATACGTGCAGGAATGGTCACACAGGATACATGCCGGAATGATCACACAGAATACATGCAGGAATGATCATACCGAATACATACAGCAATGATCACACAGGATACATGCAAAAATGATCACACAGGATACATGCAGGAATGATCACACAGGATACATGCAGGATTGATCACACAGGATACATGCAGGAATAATCACACAGAATACATGCAGGAATGATCATATAGGATACATGCAGGAATGATCACACCGTATACATGCAGGAATGATCACACAGGATACATGCAAAAATGATCACACAGGATACATGCAAAAATGATCACACAGGATACATGCAGGAATGATCACACAGGATACATGCAAAAATGATCACACAGGATACATGCAGGAATGATCACACAGGATAAATGCAGGAATGATCGCACAGAATACATGCAGGAATGATCACACAGGATACATTTAGGAATGATCACAAAGGATACATGCAGCAATGATCACACATGATACATGCAGGAATGATCACACAGAATACATGCAGGAATGATCACACAGAATACATGCAGGAATGATCACACAGAATACATGCAGGAATGATCACACAGAATACATGCAGGAAAGATCATACCGAATACATACCGGAATGATCACACAGGATACATGCAGGAATGATCGCACAAAATACATGCAGGAATGATCATACCGAATACATACAGGAATGATCACACAGAATACATACAGGATACATACAGGAACGATCACACAGGATAAATGCAGGAATGATCACACAGGATACATGCAGGAATGATCGCACAAAATACATGCAGGAATGATCATACAGGATACATACAGGAATGATCACACAGGATACATGCCGGAATGATAACACAGGATACATGCCGGAATGATCACACAGGATACATGCCAGAATGATCGCACAGGATACATGCAGGAATGATCGCACAGGATACATGCAGGAATGATCGCACAGAATATATGCAGGAATGATCATACCGAATACATACAGGAATGATCACATAGGATACAAGCAGGAATGATCACACAGGATACGTGCAGGAATGGTCACACAGGATACATGCCAGAATGATCACACAGAATACATGCAGGAATGATCATACCGAATACATACAGCAATGATCACACAGGATACATGCAGGAATAATCACACAGGATACATGCAGGAATAATCACACAGGATACATGCAGGAATG
The Bufo gargarizans isolate SCDJY-AF-19 chromosome 2, ASM1485885v1, whole genome shotgun sequence genome window above contains:
- the NEFL gene encoding neurofilament light polypeptide, translated to MSSYSYEPYYSSSYKRRVVESSPRLHVRTTYGSPSRSSYSSSALSSVRRSYAASSSLLAGADSMDLSQVAAMSSDLKVVRTQEKAQLQDLNDRFASFIERVHELEKRNKVLEAELHILRQKHSEPSRLRDLYEQEARELRLAHEDAVADRQGLRQQRERLEEALRQLQGRYEEEALSREDAEARLLEVRKEADMTSLARVELEKRMDSLLDEIAFLKKVHEEELAQLQSQIEYAQISLEVDVSKPDLSSALRDIRAQYEKLAAKNMQSAEEWFKSRFTVLTQSAARNTDAVRSAKDEVSENRRLLKSKALEIDACRGVNEALQRQIQELDDKQAGEIADMQDGISKLEEELRNTKSEMARYLKEYQDLLNVKMALDIEIAAYRKLLEGEETRLSFSGVGAITSGYTQSTPIFGRSAYNLQSSSYISTRSFPTYYASHVQEEQLDVEETIESSRAEEAKAEPPEEEEEETAEEGGEEAEGEGEGEEEEEEGKEAEEEGEEEATEEETPKKK